The Danaus plexippus chromosome 20, MEX_DaPlex, whole genome shotgun sequence sequence AAGgtttttaatgagaaaaacTCCTTTAATGTGATACAGATTGTATGGAAGACTCACTCTCTTAGCTCTTAaatatgtgaataaatttaacattctaTGTTTTTCTAGAGATATATCACTCAAATTTCATGTCTacacattcatttaaaatggcATGCAAtatgcaaaattattgttgtgGCATTTAAATTTCACCCTATATATTACATccaaatctatatattatgtagACCAACTAAATGTtatctacatttaaataatgatttaatcaAGATTACTATCTAATATAACCAAAACTATTCCAGAATTTCTTGAAGTGACAACAAATAAACagatttacttataatattgttatcttTACTTCCAGAGATCGTATAATGTCGTCATCGAGTAAGGACTTATTTGGGGAGTGCGCTAAACTTGATGACCAAGCGATCGCCTCCGCTATGAAACACACAACCTTGGATTTGACTGTATGTTATATGTGGAAaagaataatttgttaattaagcTAATCTAACAGCCTAACCTAACAGTCTAACCTAACAATCCTAACCTAACTGATTCTAAActgtttattattctaaaaggTGGATCTACCCTCATTCAAAGAACCAATCCCACTCTTACCCGACGATGAAACACACGAAAAGGAAAAAGATGGTACATCGATACACAGGAACATGATAAAAAGATTCAACCAACACTCCATAATGGTAACTGTTACTggcatttattattgaaaataaaataattttaattttaattatttattgaaatgtcattaattattaatttaaattccagGTGCTAAAAGCTAGTCATAAAAATTCCAATAGCAGTAgtagtaaaacaaataaagtcGAGAATGGTATGAAAGAAACGAACGGCGTCGAAAAAAGGCCGAGTGCAGACAAAGATGTGACGGAGCCGGTTGATAAGAAACGTAGGATAATGGAGAAGATACATTACGAGGACCTGGATAATGTGGATAGCAATGAAGATACTCAGGAGTTGAAACTGTCAAAGGTATGCCGTGTAGAGTATACCTAGGACTATAACAACGAAAGTATTTGAGCACAGGTGCGTGGCAGTCTGTTACACATTCGATTAAACTGGCTCAACAGATCTTGATGAAACTTCACATCAATGTAGATTACATATAAGAAGAAAATTTCGTGTATTTGCAGCATGATTGTAGTCTATAGTCTATAAGTGTCTCTGGCGACTGGTTACTACAGCGATTTCTTTAACACACTATGCATGTTTCCTTGAGCCTAATACCAAAGTGCTCAAACACGACGTCTCgaacaataacaaataaataaacggtatattatctgttaagacatatttatttatttatataatacatatattatacgagcaaatgtctttatatacatacactaACAGCAGTTGCCtcttattacttttacttaAACACCACCTTTCTGTAAAACAATCTTTCTTAAATCTCATACTTTCTGTAATCAAaagtcttaataaattaattgaggTGTTTCATATGTGAATTATACTAATCATATGTATTTTCCATAGtctgatatgaaaataaagatttattaattctatcgCAGGTAGAACGATATCTGTTGGGTCCAGCGTCTCAAGTGGGTCACACAGGAACGAGTTCCAGTAATCCACCACCACTGTCCGCCCTGGCATCTGTCTGTCAGgtacaaaaaactatatatccTGAACTATTAAGGTGTTGGAATTAACTCGTAGCGTTTGGCGAGAGATGGCGTTGTTATTACAGTGTTCTGTTTTTACATTCAGAAACAAATTGATCGTTGAACAGCTGTTATTAGGtactgttttatattgttaataacaaCAAGTGGCAGCTATTTAATTATGTCGAaatttataccaaataaaGTTGTTTCTGCGGggagttttattacattattttaaaatgaataaaaatactgtaaaAAGTCATCGGGTTTTACTAGTTTACGGTGAACATGCTTAGCTGACCAAACGTTGGAAATGGTTTGCGCGTTTTAAGAGTGGTgagttttgatttaaataacgaGAAACGACCTGGACAGATAACAAAAATTGAAGATAAAGAATTCTAGCATTTACTCGAAGGAAATTCATGTCAAACACTTCAAGAGTTGTCTACATCTTTGGAAGTTAAATCATCCATGTTAGGAAAACGCCTTAAAGCTTCGGAAATGATCCAAAAGGATGGAAATTGGGTgccatataaattaaaatcgagAGACATTGAAATACGTTTTATGACCTGTGAACTACTGCTTGAAGGGTACAAAAGATAAAAGTTGTCTACGTCGTATTGTTAGTGGCGATGAAAAATGGATATATTATGACAATCAGAAACGCAGAAGGTCATGGGTTAAGCCCGGACAACCACCATCATCAGGGGCAAAACGCAATTTTCATAGATCTAAGTTCCTCCTTTGTATTTGGTGGGCTCAACAAGGTGGGGTTTATTATGAATTGTTAAAAGCCAATGAAACCATCACTGGGGATCGCTACCGGTTACAACTGATGCGTCTGAGTCATGCATTGAAGGAAAAACGGCCGGAATGGAGCAAAAGGCACGATAAAGTTATTTCACTGCACGAAATTTCTCGACCTCACGCGGCGAAACCAGAAAAAAACATACCTGGAAACATTGAAATGGGAGGTTTTAACCCACCCTCCGTATTATCCGGATTTTGCCCCTTCGGATTGCCTGTTTCGATCAATGGCTCATAGATTAACATGTTATGAGGATTGTCAAAATTGGATCGATTCATGGATTGCCTCCCAAGGACGAAGAGTTTTTCGACGGGGTATTCGATAGTTACCTGAAAAATGGGAAAAACTAGTGGCAAGCGATGGGCAGTATTTTCGTTAATTtctgaagtgaaacttctttacGTACGCTTGACTTGGGGGTAAGCTAGTGAAAGCGTTACGAAAAGTGTGATCGGGCGAGGCGAATGAAAGTGAGTGGGAGATATAAATTAGTGAAGATAGATAGAGAGAGTGTTACGGATCGTATATTACTGTAGGGGCAAGGGAGAGAACAGTGCGCGCGCACATTTTCTTTATCGCTTCCTTTCATAGCCAGtgcatgaaatatatatatttagggagcacatatttaatttacggGTGGAAACATAAGCTGAAGAATTGATTCCGATTCTTTTTTCAGAAGTTTCGATTCTCATAATCGATAAATCAATTTCAAGAATTctgaataagatttttttttattaaaaatttaggatttttttttaattttaagaaataaaactagtttaaTAAGGTAAAAGgtacaattaaatgaaaatgaaaaatcgaTTTTGGGTCGATTCTGATAACCGGGAATCGAGTCTAAATAATCGAGTTTTTTGACCACAGAATCAACTCTCGCGTAGAATCGGAATCGATTTTACCATGCCTAATTTAATTGGAAtcgaatttaatgtaaatgaataataaccAAAATGATTCTACCACAAGATATGAAACAACAATTGATGCAGTTTTCTCTAGATATCTTTCTAATCTTCATTCGAAAACATATGTATCTTATATCTCATATCATATGTCTATTGGTTCGGTCTTACAATCAAACACAGGAATTAATGACGTATCCGATGatgaatataatgaaaataatatatttaaaaaaatatttatcaatgatAACTCATAacgaattcaaatataatcttGAGGTATTTAAGGTAACCCCCTAGATTGTTTGACGAATTCCTTACTTCAAAGACGTCCGatccctgcaacggctcgatCGAGACTATCTGTAATCTGtactctcgcctctatttaaACCAACATTGTTGGGACTTcacttacacaggtggctacgcaggtggtgaCGCtggtgacacctgataattacAACGACCCTCAATAactagttattcaaataataagaattgcgccgatatataatgttgtattaaatagattaataatttaatttccagGCGTGGAGTAGTGGTCAACAGTGTAGTCGCCCTGTCCGCGTGAGTGCAGCGGCCGCTGTCGGAGCTCTGGGTGAATTAAGCCCGGGAGGAGCTCTAATGAGGCAACACCACGCGGCCAGCATGGCCcgtgagtatatatatatattaaaatacacaagAAAATATCCAAAAACATCTGTAccaatgtatattatgtttctAATATTCAGCCTATACTAAGTTTACACTggattataattgaatacaaattattcGAACCTCCACCATGATGTTACAAACTAAGTGTCGTGTAAGTTGTAACTAAGTATCGGGTCTTTATTCAAGATACCGTCAAATTGAGGTTAAGTCGGTGTATTTTCcactatatattttctatttgattttttatttaatcaatattcataatggttcaacaaacaaacaaacaaaaacaacaaaccATCCATACTTGACCTCTCGCCCTAAGAGCTGGTCCCGCCGCCCGCCCGCCAGGAGCTCCAGCGACTGTACCTGTCATGTGGCGAACTGCTCCGTGAGTTGTGGCGTTGTTTCCCTCAGCCGGGCGCTCCGCCCGATGACGACGCCGGCACCAGGGCGGAGAGGTTCTATGACGCTATCATGAGGTTCAGGAACCTTAAGCTGAGGCCGTTTGAGGTGGGTCACTGACTTTCTGGTTATAtgggtatatattatttatgcagTCATAGTCTCGTTTTTCAATTTAGAAAACGTTATATAATTGAGAGCATTCGTTTTCCAACTACATATTGCATATATTTTCTACACTGTggctatttatttatgtacaaatgAGTTTAAAACCGCTCTGCCGTTACTTTGATATACCTTGCTATTCGTAAATAAGGAcgtaattatcataatattaagtattataactCTCATTGTGTttacaaaagttatataaaatttgaagcTGAAGAATGATGAAGCTAaagtacataaattttttatatactgtataatatatatttggatttCTTAATTTCAGGAAAAAATGCTACGTGACCTGACACCGCTGGCGTCgtcattaacaagacatatGAATCAAATGATCGAAACAGCCTGCGCCAAATACGCTGTTTGGCAACAGAGACAAGCTAAACTTCGGTAGTACTGGAACTGACCGTTCtggttattatatgaaaaatcaaaaattatatgcgACCACTACATATGATATACGAATGATaaagatatcaaaaaaaaatcatttttcttttagtcAATGTCCATTGAATACTGCTGCCAAATTGTAAAAGTTATCTGAATATCATGGAAATTGTTtagaaataattgtttacTTTACTATTGATGAAGGGAAGAGATatgtttgtttacaaaaaaaaaacttaaaaaccgGGTTCAATACTGTGTGAGTGAcacaaaaacaattcaaattaagattatataaCAGTGACTGATACATCACCACATTTATACTgccaatatacatttttagttaaaggtagaataaaaaaaaataaacagattatatattcaaattgtattgaaatgtTGCTTGTTTATgtcaaatgtaaaaaaaaaactatgtacaTATAGGTTTTTGTATGAATCTTTATCCgaataacacaaattaatactAAGTTAGTAACAAAAGGCATTTCGAAGACACCAAATGTATATtgatttagttataatatcaGAACCCCCCGTTCACCCAcaacatgtttatttattgttatttaattaatttaaattatctctgAACCagccaattataatttatctgcGAgtccgaatatttttttcacccGCCATTTAAAATGCTATAACCCAAAATGGGTGTAACAATTAATTCCTAACGACAATAATCGTTCTAAATTATTACCATATCAAACtttatgttgaaaaaaaaatattgtttagtttgtaatttttgtttatttctaagCAATAGTTAAGCATTGAAATggtattgttacaaaattaaagcaatatttgttatagaaCTCACCACGATATTGACAGCTCATGAATAATATACCATTAGTtaggatataaaattaagagacaataaaacattgtgtgtattaaattattgtcgaCATAGTTTAAAGATCTATTCTttgatatttctttcattcgttcgttcgttcgttcgttCTTCCCATATCGGTTCTTAATATCGTGGCTGGTACATTGAATTGCTCTTCACACACATTATATTGAAGAGACTGCTTATTCCTCAAATAGGgtaatgtgtaaataaataaaacagtatttttatttgctatttcatttcaatcccgtacttaaataatttcaaatcggTCTttgcataattatttttgtcttcGAACTTTATAcggtttattcaaatttagcCGCATTTAGTAAATAGCccctaataatattttttcaaaacattttttagaaataaccACATGTCCTTTAGTTAAATTATCTAAGTGTTTTTCCACTTTCGTTTTACGAAGTAGGGGCAAAGTGAAAGGCAAGCGACTACCACTGCCAATAGGACAGCTCCAATGGTTAAAATCAGTTGGTCGCGTagttaagatttatataattattatctactACAGATTCtccattttcttttcattataaagtcGATGTTGAAATTAAAGTCATGCggaaaaagaataattttccaAATATTCGCAGTTTAACTAAATCCGGAAAAAAATTGATTAGAATAGTGGATTCAGAAAAGCAcgttactaatatttattattttctctcCATTAAATCAAACTCTATGAAT is a genomic window containing:
- the LOC116773966 gene encoding general transcription factor IIH subunit 1 encodes the protein MKTKKMTTSSEDVLLSVGHVRYKKGDGTLYVMNQRLAWMLENKDTVAVSHKYADIKTQKISPAGKPKVQLQVVLHDGACSTFHFVNPAGAEAQAKDRDQVKMLLQNLLPKFKRQIDGELEMKSKLLSLHPTLKHLYEDLVISKVINSEEYWNTPTLKHYTESTNMKQEAGVSGAFLADIQPQTDGCNGLKYNLTQDIIDAIFKTYPAVRKKHVDYVPNKMTEAEFWTKFFQSHYFHRDRIMSSSSKDLFGECAKLDDQAIASAMKHTTLDLTVDLPSFKEPIPLLPDDETHEKEKDGTSIHRNMIKRFNQHSIMVLKASHKNSNSSSSKTNKVENGMKETNGVEKRPSADKDVTEPVDKKRRIMEKIHYEDLDNVDSNEDTQELKLSKVERYLLGPASQVGHTGTSSSNPPPLSALASVCQAWSSGQQCSRPVRVSAAAAVGALGELSPGGALMRQHHAASMAQLVPPPARQELQRLYLSCGELLRELWRCFPQPGAPPDDDAGTRAERFYDAIMRFRNLKLRPFEEKMLRDLTPLASSLTRHMNQMIETACAKYAVWQQRQAKLR